Genomic segment of Paraburkholderia agricolaris:
GGCGCTCTCCGAATCCTATGGACGCACACGGCCTTCGTTCTATCTGGTGCGGCCGGACGGCTACATCTGCGCGCGCGGGCGCACCGGTTCCGATCTGAACGGCTTGCTGCGGCATTGCGAAGCGTGGTTTGCCGTAGGGGGAGTAATACCGGAACAGGCGGCCTTGTGAAATGACCGTGCAGGCCGGCCCGTGAGGTGGGCCGCCTTATCGATGGATGACTGGCGCCGTTCGAACGGCGCCTCGCCTATACCGCCGTAGAAAGTGCTGCCGGTGTCAATCCGTCACGATGCTTGACGAGCGCCTCCGTGACGATGCCCGACATCTCGACGCCGTTCGCGTCGGGCTCATCGAGCGTCGACAGCAAAGCGCGCCGCATGCGCGGCTCCCAGAAGCGGCGGATATGATCGGCGATGCCGTCGAGCGCTTCTTCGCGATCCGGCATCGAATCGAAAAAATCGCCGATCCGGTTCGCCATGTCGATCAGATTCTGATTGTCCATGGCTTGCCTCACTTACCCGAGCTTGCATTGGCCAACTCGCGCTGCTTCAGCAGATCGAGCTGCTCGGTGTTGAAGCGCGAATAGTCCTTTTGCCATTGCGACGGTTGCTCGACCGGCATCACCTGCACCGCGGTCACCTTGTACTCAGGACAGTTGGTGGCCCAGTCCGAACTATCGGTGGTGATCACGTTCGCACCCGATTCGGGGAAGTGGAATGTCGTGTAGACGACACCCGGCTGCATCCGCTCGGTCACTTTCGCGCGCAATACGGTTTGTCCCGCGCGCGATTCGATGCCGACCCAATCGTCATCCCTGATGCCGCGCTCCTCCGCATCGTGCGGGTGGATCTCGAGACGGTCTTCGTCATGCCAGCGCGAATTTTCGGTGCGGCGTGTCTGTGCGCCGACGTTGTACTGCGACAGGATGCGGCCCGTGGTCAGCAACAGCGGGAACTTGCGCGTGACCTTTTCCGGTGTGGCGATGAACTTCGTAATCACGAATTTGCCCTTGCCGCGCACGAAAGTATCGATGTGCATGGTTGGCGTACCGTCGGGCGCGTCTTCGTTACACGGCCACTGGATGCTGCCGAGCTCGTCGAGCTTCCGGTACGACACGCCGTGGAAGGTCGGCGTGAGACGCGCGATCTCGTCCATGATCTGCGACGGATGCGTGTAGTCCATCTCGTAGCCGAGCGCCCGCGCCAGCATCACCGTGACTTCCCAGTCGGCGTAACCCGGCACCGGCGGCATCACCTTGCGCACGCGCGAGATGCGGCGCTCCGCGTTAGTGAAGGTGCCGTCCTTTTCGAGGAACGACGAACCCGGCAGCAGCACGTGCGCGTACTTCGCGGTCTCGTTGAGGAAAATATCCTGCACGACGATGCATTCCATCGACGATAGCGCCGCTGACACGTGATGCGTATTCGGATCGGACTGCACGATGTCTTCGCCCTGGCAGTACAGGCCCTTGAAGGTGCCGTGCACGGCGGCGTCGAACATGTTCGGAATGCGCAGGCCCGGTTCCGGCTGCAGCGTGACATTCCAGGCTTCTTCGAACAGCGCGCGCGTGATCGAATCGCTGATATGACGATAGCCGGGCAGTTCGTGCGGGAACGAGCCCATGTCGCACGAGCCCTGCACGTTGTTCTGCCCGCGCAGAGGGTTCACGCCGACACCTTCGCGACCGATGTTGCCGGTGGCCATCGCCAGATTTGCGATGCCCATCACCATCGTCGAGCCCTGGGCGTGTTCGGTGACGCCAAGGCCGTAGTAGATCGCGGCATTGCCGCCGGTGGCATAGATGCGGGCGGCTTCACGGATGGAGGCGGCGGGCACGCCGGTGAGTTCCTCCGTCGCTTCCGGTGCATTCTCGGGCAGCGCGACGAACGCACGCCATTGCTCGAAGGCGCGCGTTTCGCAGCGCTCGGCGATGAACGCTTCGTTCAGCAGGCCTTCGGTGACGATCACGTGTGCCAGTGCGTTGACCACCGCGACGTTGGTGCCCGGACGCAATTGCAGATGATGCGACGCCTTCACATGCGGCGTATCGACGATATCGATGCGGCGCGGGTCGACGACGATCAGCTTCGCGCCTTCGCGCACGCGGCGCTTCATACGCGAGCCGAACACCGGGTGGCCGTCGGTCGGATTCGCGCCGATCACCATGATCACGTCGGCTTTGTCGACCGAGGCAAAGGTCTGGGTGCCGGCGGATTCGCCGAGCGTGGTCTTCAGGCCGTAGCCGGTTGGCGAATGGCACACGCGCGCGCAGGTGTCGACGTTATTGTTGCCGAACGCGGCACGCACGAGCTTCTGCACCAGATACGTTTCTTCGTTCGTACAACGCGACGAGGTGATGCCGCCGATCGAATCGCGGCCGTGCTTCGCCTGAATCCGGCGGAATTCCGAGGCCGCGTAAGTGAGCGCCTCTTCCCAGCTGACTTCGCGCCACGGATCGGTGATCTTTGCGCGGATCATCGGTTTGGTGATGCGGTCCTTGTGCGTCGCGTAGCCCCATGCGAAGCGGCCCTTCACGCACGCGTGCCCTTCGTTAGCCTGACCGTTCTTGTGCGGCACCATCCGCACGACCTCGTTGCCCTTCATCTCGGCCTTGAACGAGCAGCCGACGCCGCAATACGCGCATGTCGTGACGACAGAATGCTCGGCCTGGCCGAGCATGATGACGGTTTTCTCCTGCAACGTGGCGGTCGGGCACGCGGCGACGCAGGCGCCGCACGACACGCATTCCGATTCCATGAACGGCTTGTTTTCGCTGGCAGCCACGCGCGATTCGAAACCGCGTCCGGCAATGGTCAGCGCAAACGTGCCCTGGGTTTCTTCACACGCGCGCACGCAACGATTGCAGACGATGCACTTCGACGGGTCGTAGGTGAAGTACGGGTTCGATTCGTCTTTCTTGTCTTTCAGATGGTTCGCGCCGTCGAAGCCGTAGCGCACTTCGCGCAAGCCGGTAACGCCTGCCATGTCCTGCAATTCGCAGTCGCCGTTGGCGGGGCAGGTCAGGCAGTCGAGCGGGTGATCGGAGATGTACAGCTCCATCACATTACGGCGCAGCGATTGCAGACGATCGGTTTGCGTGCGGACCTTCATGCCGGCTTCGACAGGCGTCGTGCACGAAGCAGGGTAGCCGCGCTTGCCTTCGATTTCGACCAGGCACAACCGGCATGAGCCGAACGGTTCGAGCGAATCGGTCGCGCAGAGCTTCGGCACGTTGACGCCGGCTTCGACGGCGGCGCGCATCACGGACGTGCCGGCCGGAACCGTCACCGCCTGACCGTCGATTTCCAGCGTGACGTCGACGTCGGCATAACGTAGCGGTGTGCCGTAGTCGGTATCGTCAAACGGTGAGCGCGTGGCGCGTTGTTGCGCCGGGGATTTGCACGCGCAGTTTCCGGAGCCGCAGCCGCCGGCAGGGGAGTTGAGCACATCGGACATGTGAGGCTCCTGGGTCAGGCCGCAGCCGCCTTGGGCGCGTGGTCGTGTACGTGGTCGAGACCGAAGTCTTCGGGGAAATGATCGAGCGCGGATAGCACCGGGAACGGTGTCATGCCGCCCATTGCGCAGAGCGAACCGGACACCATCGTGTCGCACAGGTCGCGCAGCAACTGCACTTGCCGCGTGGACGTGTCGCCGTTGCGGATCCGTCCGATGACTTCGACGCCACGTGTCGAGCCGATCCGGCACGGGGTGCACTTGCCGCACGATTCGAGCGCGCAGAAGTGCATCGCGTATTGCGCGAGTTCGGCGAGATTCGACGTGTCGTCATGCACGACGATGCCGCCGTGGCCGACCACCGCGCCGACGGCCGCGTATGCTTCGTAGTCCATGGGGATGTCCCACTGGCTTTCCGGCAAATACGTGCCGAGCGGGCCGCCGACCTGCACGGCGCGCGCCGGGCGTCCGCTTGCCGTGCCGCCGCCATAGTCATACAGCAGCTCACGCAGCGTGACGCCGAACGCCAGTTCGACCAGGCCGCCTTGCTTCACATTGCCGGCGAGCTGGAATGGCAGCGTGCCGCGCGAGCGGCCCATACCGAAATCTTTGTAGAACGCCGCGCCGCGCGCGAAGATGATCGGCACCGTCGCGAGCGTGATGACGTTGTTGATCACCGTTGGTTGGCCATAGAGGCCGACTAGCGCCGGCACTGGCGGCTTTGCGCGCACGATGCCGCGTTTGCCTTCGAGCGATTCGAGTAGCGCGGTTTCTTCGCCGCATACATAAGCGCCTGCGCCTTTCGCCACGAACAGTTCGAAGCGGTGCGCCGCCGAGCCGAGCACGCTGTCGCCGAGCCAGCCGGCGGCGCGTGCTTTCGCGATCGCGGCTTCGAGCGTTGCGATCGAGTGCGGATATTCGCTGCGGACATAGATGTAGCCGACCGTCGCGCCCGTTACCACGCCCGCGATGATCATCCCTTCGATCAGCACGTACGGGTCGCTTTCCATCACGAGGCGATCGGAGAAAGTGCCGGAATCGCCTTCGTCCGCATTGCAGACGATGTATTTTTGCGCCGCTTTGGCGCCGCGCACGGTGCGCCATTTGATGCCGGCGGGGAAGGCCGCGCCACCGCGACCGCGCAGCCCGGATTCGATCAGCGCTTCACAAGCGGCGTCGCCGTCGGTTTTCAGGGCTTGCTTGAGACCTTCGAGGCCGCCGTGGGCGACGTAGTCGTCGATGGAAAGCGGGTCGGTGATGCCGATGCGCGCGAAGGTCAGGCGCTGCTGCTTCTTCAGATAGGGTATTTCATCGACCACACCGACACGGCTGGCGTGCTCGCCGCCTTCAATAAAACCGGCGTCGAAGAGCGCGGCAACATCGCTTTCTTCGACGTTCGCATAGCCGACGCGGCCTTCAGCCGTGGCAACTTCGACGAGCGGTTCGAGCCAGAGCAAACCACGCGAACCGTTGCGAACCAGTTCGACTGCAATGCCGCGACGGGCGCCTTCGGCTTCGATCGCTTGAGCCAGTGCATCGGCGCCGAGCGCAAGCGCCGACGAATCGCAGGGTACGTAAATGCGCGTCATGCTGTTACCTCCACGCATTTACTGGCGGCCGCGAACAGCGCGTCGAATTTTTGCGGTGTGACTTTTGCGTGCAGCGTGCCGTTGAGCATCAGCGCCGGCGACAGTGCGCATTGGCCGAGACAATACACCGATTCCAGTTCGACCGCCGCACCATGCCGATGCTCAGCGTCAAAACGGCAGCCGGTGTGCGCTTCGATATGCTGCGCGAGCGCCTCGGTGCCCATGCTGCGGCAGGCTTCGGCGCGGCACAGTTGTACCGTGACGGGCGCCGCGGGCTGCGTGCGGAAGTGATGGTAGTAGGTGATGACGCCATGCACTTCCGCGCGCGACAGGTTCATGGCGCGCGCGAGAGGCGCGACTGTGTCGGCGGGTACGTAGCCGAGCTCGTCCTGAATCGCGTGCAATACCGCTAGCAGTGACCTGCCCGGCTGCGCGTGACGCTGCACGAGTTGTTCCGGCGCGACAGCGATGGAATCGTCCAAGTGGGGCTCCTCCAAAGTCATATATGCACTTGTTATTCATAATGCGTGCACTTATGCTTCGTATATTCGATATGGGATAGCCGAACAATAGGCGGGTGATACGCCTCGTGCAATAGGAAAGAGTTGAGCATATATGATCAGAATCGAGTGTCAGGCGCAGCTGGTCGTGAAGGGCCCGGATGGCCGTGAGGCAAGCCTGTCGGACGTCGTGCCGCTGCTTGCGCTGGTGGACGAATCCGGCAGCATCGCGCAGGCGGCGACGCTTAAGGGTTTGTCCTACCGTCACGCGTGGGGTTTGTTGCGCAGCATCGAGGAGCGTTTGGGTGGTCCGCTGATCGCGAAGGAGCGGGGGCGTGGCTCGGTGCTGTCCGAACTCGGGCAGGCCGTGTTGCGCGCGCAGCGTCTGTGCGGTGAGCGGCTCGATGGCAACATGCAGGCACTTGCTAGCGAAGTCGCCAGCGATCTGAACCGGTGGCTCGCGCCAGCCGCCGACGACGTGAGGATCTATGCGTCGCACGGTTACGCCGTGGCGGCGCTGGTGACGGCGCTGGTCGCGAACGATCTGCCGGTCGATATCAAATACCGCGACAGCGCGGACGCGGTGAGTGCGCTCGCTCGTGGCGAATGCGATCTGGCTGGTTTCCACTTGCCACTGGGCGAATTTCGCGCGATCTGTGCCGATACGTACCGGCGCTGGCTCGATCCGCAGCGTCACGTGCTCGTGCACTTGACGAGGCGCAAGCAGGGTCTCTTTCTCGGCAAGGGGAATCCGAAGGGAATCGGCGGCCTGGGCGACCTCGCGCGCGACGACATTCGCTTCGTCAATCGTCAGCCCGGTTCCGGCACGCGCATGTTGCTCGACCTCGCGCTACGCAAGGTCGGGGTCGATCCGGACCGGGTCAACGGGTATGCATCTACGGAACTCACGCATTCGGCGATCGCGGCCTTCGTGGCCAGCGGCATGGCGGATGTGGGTTTCGGCGTCGAGCCGGCGGCGCATCACTTTGGGCTCGACTTCATTCCGGTCGTTGACGAAGACTATTATTTCGCCTGCGACCGGGCGCGGCTCGAGCGCACGCCGCTCGCAACCGTGATCGGTTTGCTGCGCGGCGCCGCCTTCCGGCATAACGTCGACCAGCTCGAAGGCTACGATCCGCACGACTGCGGCAAGCTGCTCGATCTCGATACCGGGCTCGGCCCAACGGCGCTGTAAGCGACTGTAAACTTTTTAGTGCGGCGGCCACTGCGTGAGGCGTTCGTTTGGGATAATCTCTAACCTTCCGCTTACGCCTTAACCGCGCGCTGTGCCGCGCTGAATCGATATGAAAGTTCTTCTTCACGCATGTGCTGCAGCAGCGACGGCCACGGTGCTGCTCGCTACCGCTTCGGTTGCCTTCGCCCAGAATTCGCCGGGTGTGCCGGGCGGCATCCTGCAAGATCAGTTCCGTCTTGCCGAGCATCCGCAACTGCCATTCGCAGCGTCGGCGCCCTCGGACAAATACCAGTCCAACAAGAAGTCAGCCATGCGCAAGCGCGGCGACAACGGCGATCCGAACGGGTGTAATTTGCAATGCCCTAAAGACGAGTAAGCGCGCGAGCTAGCGGTTTTTGCTTGCGTGGTTCATCTTCGGGTTCTGCTTTTGTGTTGATTTGAGACGCCGGCATGCTGCCGGCGTTTTCGTTTGAGGCGTTCTATTGTGAGCTTCGCGGCGCTGGCAACAAAAAACCCCGAGAGCCTTACGCTGTCGGGGTTTCTGGTAAAACTTTGCTGCTACGTGCAAGGTGTTTGGTGGAGGCGGCGGGAATCGAACCCGCGTCCAGAAGCACTCTACGACTAGTTCTACATACTTAGTTCTGTCATTTGATTTAACCACCACGACGCGGACGAACACGCTGCGTGACGGCGATTCACTAGGTTTTCGACCCGGGCGTCGTGACGCCGCCAAGGCTTAACTGACGTATATGACCTCTGTCGGTATTGCTACCGGTCTTGCGACTCTAGCCCGTCAGTGAACTAGGCAGAGGACGGCGGCCCTTAGGCTGCCAGTGCGAACGTTTCGTCGTTTGCAGTTACGTTTTTCCCATTGATTAACGAGGTGACGGGTCCTCGGTATGCCCTAGCCGCTTCGCAACCCCTGTCGAAACCAGGTCGCCCCCGCGGTTCGTTGCCCAAAAATCTGGGCCAACGACCATTTTACAATAGTTTGACAGCCACGTCCTGTCTGATTGCTTCGCTGTCTTGCTGTTCCGGCAACGCTGCGGCATTGCCGCGGTGAAGCAGCAAAGCGCTGCGTTACGCCCGGTGCGCCGTGTCCATTTATGCGCTCAGCCGATATCGCGCAGCAGCTTCAGCAATTCAGCGGGCGATTGCACGACATGTTGCGCATGCCACTGTGTAGGCGGGATGTCGTTGCCGCAGTAGCCGTAGGCGGCCGCAATGGTCTTCATGCCGGCCGCGAAACCTGCCTGCACGTCGCGCAGGTCGTCGCCGACGTAGACAATGCGCTCCGGCAGCACATCCAGCTCGCGTGCCGCGTGTAGCAAGGGTGCGGGGTGCGGTTTCGAATGGGGCGTCGTGTCGCCGCTTACCACGCAGCCGGCGCGCTCTTCGAGGCCCAGTAGGGCAACTAGCGGGTCGGTGAGCCTTGCCGCCTTGTTTGTCACAATGCCCCACCGCACGCCCCGTGCATCGAGGTCGTCGAGCAACTCGGGAATGCCGGGAAACAGCGTGGTCTCGATGCACAAGTCCGCTTCGTAATTGGCGAGAAACTCCTCGCGCATCGACGCGAACTCATGGTCTTGCGGACCGATGCCGAAGGCTCCGCCGATCAGCCCGCGTGCTCCTGCCGACGCGAGCGGTCGCAGGTCTTCGAGCGGCACCATCTCGAGGTTGCGATCATGGCGCATTTTGTTGACGGCCGCCGCCAGATCGGGCGCGGTGTCGGCCAGCGTGCCGTCGAGGTCGAACAGGACAGCCTGGCAAAGACCGAGGGCGTCCTCGTTGTCTTCGCGTTGGGGCAGGGGCGTGGGATCGCTCATTGAGTGGCTTGAGTCCGGGCAGGTCGGGGGATCAGGCGTCGCGGCGGCAGGCGAGCATGTAGTTCACGCTCGTGTCGTCGGACAGCGTGAAATGCTTGCTGAGCGGGTTATAAACGATACCTTTGATATCGGCGGTGCGCAGGCCGGCGGCGCGCACGAAGCTCGCCAATTCCGACGGGCGGATGAAGCGCGCGTAATCATGGGTGCCCTTGGGCAACATCCGCGCGATATATTCGGCGCCAATGACCGCGAACAGATAGGACTTCACGTTGCGGTTGAGCGTGGAGAAGAACACCCAGCCGCCCGGTTTCACCAGTGTCTTGCATGCCTCGACGATAGCTGCCGGTTGAGGCACGTGTTCGAGCATTTCCATGCAGGTGACGACGTCGTACGTGCCCGGTTCGCGGGCCGCCAGCGCTTCAGCTGCGATTTCTTCGTAACTAACGGTTACACCACTTTCAAGGCTGTGAAGATCCGCCACGCCGAGCGCCTGGCTCGACAGGTCGATTCCTTTTACGTGCGCCCCTAATCCCGCCATCGACTCCGTCAGAATGCCGCCGCCGCAGCCGATATCCAGCACGGTCTTGCCGGCGAGATGCGCATGCGCGTCGATCCACCCCAGGCGGATCGGATTGAGTTCATGCAGGGGTTTGAATTCGGCATTCGGGTCCCACCAACGATGTGCAAGGTCGCTGAATTTCTGCAGTTCGTGGGGATCGGCGTTGGTCATAGCGGAAGCTGCCTCGATGAGAGCGTTGAGCGGGCGCTCGAGGATAAACCCTGAGTATATAGGCCGAGTGTCGGGGCGGCAAAATGCCGCGCGATGGC
This window contains:
- a CDS encoding HAD family hydrolase encodes the protein MSDPTPLPQREDNEDALGLCQAVLFDLDGTLADTAPDLAAAVNKMRHDRNLEMVPLEDLRPLASAGARGLIGGAFGIGPQDHEFASMREEFLANYEADLCIETTLFPGIPELLDDLDARGVRWGIVTNKAARLTDPLVALLGLEERAGCVVSGDTTPHSKPHPAPLLHAARELDVLPERIVYVGDDLRDVQAGFAAGMKTIAAAYGYCGNDIPPTQWHAQHVVQSPAELLKLLRDIG
- a CDS encoding NAD(P)H-dependent oxidoreductase subunit E yields the protein MDDSIAVAPEQLVQRHAQPGRSLLAVLHAIQDELGYVPADTVAPLARAMNLSRAEVHGVITYYHHFRTQPAAPVTVQLCRAEACRSMGTEALAQHIEAHTGCRFDAEHRHGAAVELESVYCLGQCALSPALMLNGTLHAKVTPQKFDALFAAASKCVEVTA
- the ubiG gene encoding bifunctional 2-polyprenyl-6-hydroxyphenol methylase/3-demethylubiquinol 3-O-methyltransferase UbiG — translated: MTNADPHELQKFSDLAHRWWDPNAEFKPLHELNPIRLGWIDAHAHLAGKTVLDIGCGGGILTESMAGLGAHVKGIDLSSQALGVADLHSLESGVTVSYEEIAAEALAAREPGTYDVVTCMEMLEHVPQPAAIVEACKTLVKPGGWVFFSTLNRNVKSYLFAVIGAEYIARMLPKGTHDYARFIRPSELASFVRAAGLRTADIKGIVYNPLSKHFTLSDDTSVNYMLACRRDA
- the fdhF gene encoding formate dehydrogenase subunit alpha produces the protein MSDVLNSPAGGCGSGNCACKSPAQQRATRSPFDDTDYGTPLRYADVDVTLEIDGQAVTVPAGTSVMRAAVEAGVNVPKLCATDSLEPFGSCRLCLVEIEGKRGYPASCTTPVEAGMKVRTQTDRLQSLRRNVMELYISDHPLDCLTCPANGDCELQDMAGVTGLREVRYGFDGANHLKDKKDESNPYFTYDPSKCIVCNRCVRACEETQGTFALTIAGRGFESRVAASENKPFMESECVSCGACVAACPTATLQEKTVIMLGQAEHSVVTTCAYCGVGCSFKAEMKGNEVVRMVPHKNGQANEGHACVKGRFAWGYATHKDRITKPMIRAKITDPWREVSWEEALTYAASEFRRIQAKHGRDSIGGITSSRCTNEETYLVQKLVRAAFGNNNVDTCARVCHSPTGYGLKTTLGESAGTQTFASVDKADVIMVIGANPTDGHPVFGSRMKRRVREGAKLIVVDPRRIDIVDTPHVKASHHLQLRPGTNVAVVNALAHVIVTEGLLNEAFIAERCETRAFEQWRAFVALPENAPEATEELTGVPAASIREAARIYATGGNAAIYYGLGVTEHAQGSTMVMGIANLAMATGNIGREGVGVNPLRGQNNVQGSCDMGSFPHELPGYRHISDSITRALFEEAWNVTLQPEPGLRIPNMFDAAVHGTFKGLYCQGEDIVQSDPNTHHVSAALSSMECIVVQDIFLNETAKYAHVLLPGSSFLEKDGTFTNAERRISRVRKVMPPVPGYADWEVTVMLARALGYEMDYTHPSQIMDEIARLTPTFHGVSYRKLDELGSIQWPCNEDAPDGTPTMHIDTFVRGKGKFVITKFIATPEKVTRKFPLLLTTGRILSQYNVGAQTRRTENSRWHDEDRLEIHPHDAEERGIRDDDWVGIESRAGQTVLRAKVTERMQPGVVYTTFHFPESGANVITTDSSDWATNCPEYKVTAVQVMPVEQPSQWQKDYSRFNTEQLDLLKQRELANASSGK
- a CDS encoding formate dehydrogenase beta subunit: MTRIYVPCDSSALALGADALAQAIEAEGARRGIAVELVRNGSRGLLWLEPLVEVATAEGRVGYANVEESDVAALFDAGFIEGGEHASRVGVVDEIPYLKKQQRLTFARIGITDPLSIDDYVAHGGLEGLKQALKTDGDAACEALIESGLRGRGGAAFPAGIKWRTVRGAKAAQKYIVCNADEGDSGTFSDRLVMESDPYVLIEGMIIAGVVTGATVGYIYVRSEYPHSIATLEAAIAKARAAGWLGDSVLGSAAHRFELFVAKGAGAYVCGEETALLESLEGKRGIVRAKPPVPALVGLYGQPTVINNVITLATVPIIFARGAAFYKDFGMGRSRGTLPFQLAGNVKQGGLVELAFGVTLRELLYDYGGGTASGRPARAVQVGGPLGTYLPESQWDIPMDYEAYAAVGAVVGHGGIVVHDDTSNLAELAQYAMHFCALESCGKCTPCRIGSTRGVEVIGRIRNGDTSTRQVQLLRDLCDTMVSGSLCAMGGMTPFPVLSALDHFPEDFGLDHVHDHAPKAAAA
- a CDS encoding substrate-binding domain-containing protein, with amino-acid sequence MIRIECQAQLVVKGPDGREASLSDVVPLLALVDESGSIAQAATLKGLSYRHAWGLLRSIEERLGGPLIAKERGRGSVLSELGQAVLRAQRLCGERLDGNMQALASEVASDLNRWLAPAADDVRIYASHGYAVAALVTALVANDLPVDIKYRDSADAVSALARGECDLAGFHLPLGEFRAICADTYRRWLDPQRHVLVHLTRRKQGLFLGKGNPKGIGGLGDLARDDIRFVNRQPGSGTRMLLDLALRKVGVDPDRVNGYASTELTHSAIAAFVASGMADVGFGVEPAAHHFGLDFIPVVDEDYYFACDRARLERTPLATVIGLLRGAAFRHNVDQLEGYDPHDCGKLLDLDTGLGPTAL
- a CDS encoding formate dehydrogenase subunit delta, with the translated sequence MDNQNLIDMANRIGDFFDSMPDREEALDGIADHIRRFWEPRMRRALLSTLDEPDANGVEMSGIVTEALVKHRDGLTPAALSTAV